The Streptomyces sp. NBC_00102 genome segment CCTGGGAGCAGTACCGCACCGAGCGCACCCCCGAAGGAGCCCGCTGACCATGCGCGTCCACTTCACCGTCAACGGCCGGCCGCAACAGGCGGACGACGTCTGGGAGGGCGAGTCCCTCCTGTACGTCCTGCGCGAGCGCCTGGGCCTGCCCGGCTCCAAGAACGCCTGCGAGCAGGGCGAGTGCGGCTCCTGCACCGTCCGCCTCGACGGGGTGCCCGTCTGCGCCTGCCTGGTCGCCGCCGGGCAGGCCGAGGGACGCGAGGTCGTCACCGTCGAAGGGCTCGCCGACTACGCCCGCCACCGCGACGCCGCCCACCCCGGAGACGGCTGCGCGGCCCGGGGCTGCGGCACCGGCCTCGACGAAGCGCGCTCCTGGCAGGCCGCGCCGGGACCGGACGGCCCCCCGCTCTCGCCCGTACAGCAGGCATTCGTCGACGCCGGAGCGGTGCAGTGCGGCTTCTGCACCCCCGGACTCCTGGTCGCCGCCGACGAACTGCTCGAACAACGGCCCTCACCGTCCGACCAGGACATCCGCGAGGCGCTCTCCGGCAACCTCTGCCGCTGCACCGGCTACGAGAAGATCCTCGACGCGGTCCGCCTCGCGGCCGCCCGCTCCGGACAGGCGGTACGCCCATGACGACCATCGGCACCCCGGTCGGCCTCACCCAGGGCGCACGCACCCGGGGCGGGATCGGCGAGTCCACCCCGCGTCCCGACGGCACCCTCAAGGTCACGGGGGAGTTCGCCTACTCCTCCGACATGTGGCACGAGGACATGCTCTGGGGCCACACCCTGCGCTCCACCACCGCCCACGCCGAGATCCGCTCCATCGACATCTCCGAGGCGCTCGCCACCCCCGGCGTGTACGCGGTCCTCACCCACGACGACCTGCCCGCCGCCATGAAGAACTACGGCCTGGAGATCAAGGACACCCCCGCCCTGGCCCACGGCCGGGTCCGCCACCACGGCGAACCGGTCGCGCTGGTCGCCGCCGACCACCCCGAGACCGCCCGCCGCGCCGCCGCGAAGATCCGCGTCGACTACGCCGAACTCCCCGTCGTCACCGACGAGGCGTCCGCCACCGCCCCTGGCGCGCCCGTGCTCCACGAGGGCCGCGACGACCACCACAGCGGTCACGTCCCGCACCCCAACGTCGTGCACCGCCAGCCGATCGTGCGCGGCGACGCGGCGGCCGCGGCGGCCCGCGCGGACGTGGTCGTGCGCGGTGAGTACATCTTCGGCATGCAGGACCAGGCATTCCTCGGCCCCGAGTCCGGACTGGCCGTCCCCGCCGAGGACGGCGGCGTCGACCTCTACGTCGCGACCCAGTGGCTCCACTCCGACCTGGGGCAGATCGCTCCCGTCCTCGGCCTCCCCGAAGGGAAGATCCGGATGACGCTCTCCGGCGTCGGCGGGGCCTTCGGAGGACGCGAGGACCTGTCCATGCAGATCCACGCCTGCCTGCTCGCGCTGCGCACCGGCAAGCCCGTCAAGATGGTCTACAACCGCTTCGAGTCCTTCTTCGGCCATGTGCACCGCCACCCCGCCAGGCTCACCTACGAGCACGGCGCCACCCGCGACGGCAAGCTGACCCACGTGAAGTGCCGCATCGTGCTGGACGGTGGCGCCTACGCCTCGTCCTCCCCGGCCGTCGTCGGCAACGCGGCCTCGCTCTCGGTGGGACCGTACGCCGTGGACGACGTCGACATCGAGGCGATCGCCCTCTACACCAACAACCCTCCCTGCGGGGCGATGCGCGGCTTCGGGGCCGTCCAGGCATGCTTCGCCTACGAGGCCCAGATGGACAAGCTCGCCGCCGAACTCGGCCTGCACCCGGTGGAGTTCCGCCGTATCAACGCCATGGAGCAGGGCACCCTGCTGCCCACCGGGCAGCCCTGCGACTCGCCCGCGCCGGTCGCCGAACTCCTGCGCCGCGTCAGGTCCCGCCCGCTGCCGCCCGAACGCCAGTGGCTGACCGCCGACCCGGTGTCGGGCGCCGGTTCGGTCGACGTACGCGCGCTGCCGGGCGGGCTCTCCAACACCACGCACGGGGAAGGCGTCGTGCGGGGCGTCGGGTACGCGGTCGGGCTGAAGAACGTCGGCTTCTCCGAGGGCTTCGACGACTACTCCACCGCCCGGGTCCGGATGGAGGTCATCAACGGCGAGGCGGTCGCCACCGTGCACACCGCGATGGCGGAGGTCGGGCAGGGCGGAGTCACCGTGCACGCCCAGATCGCCCGCACCGAACTCGGCGTGGACCAGGTCACCATCCAGCCCGCCGACACCCGGGTCGGCTCGGCCGGCTCCACCTCGGCCTCCCGCCAGACGTACGTCACCGGCGGTGCGATCAAGAACAGCTGCGAGGCCGTCCGGGAACGGGTGCTGGAGCTGGGCCGCGCCAAGTTCGGTACGTACCACCCCGCTTGGGCCACCGCCGAGCTGCTCCTTGAGGACGGCAAGGTGGTCACCGACGGTGGCGAGGCCCTCGCCGGTCTCGCCGACGTGCTGGGCGACGAGGTGGTCGACGTCGAGCTGGAGTGGCGCCACCGCCCCACCGAACCCTTCGACCTGCGCACCGGCCAGGGCAACGGCCATGTGCAGTACTCCTTCGCCGCGCACCGGGCCGTGGTGGAGGTGGACACCGAACTGGGCCTCGTGAAGGTGATCGAACTCGCCTGTGCCCAGGACGTCGGCAGGGCGCTCAATCCGCTCGCAGTCGCCGGACAGATCCAGGGCGGCTCCACCCAGGGGCTCGGCATCGCCGTGATGGAGGAGATCCTCGTCGATCCGGTCACCGCGAAGGTCCGCAACCCGTCCTTCACCGACTACCTGATCCCCACCATCCTCGACACCCCGCCCATTCCTCTCGACGTACTCGAACTCGCCGACCACAACGCCCCGTACGGCCTGCGGGGTGTGGGCGAGGCCCCCACCCTCTCGTCCACCCCCGCGGTACTCGCCGCGATCCGGGCGGCGACGGGCCTGGAGCTCAACCGGACCCCGGTACGCCCGGAGCACCTCACCGGCACCTGATCACGGCTCGCGGTGCGGCGACCGCCGCAGTCCCCCGAGAGCCCGACCGGAGTGCCGACACCGCCCGAGAGGAGAGACGCGTGCTGGACATCGCCGCCGAACTGCACCGATGGACCGCGCAGGGACGGGACTTCGCCGTCGCCACCGTCGTCCGGGTCACCGGAAGCGCGCCCCGCCGGCCGGGCGCCGCACTCGCCGTCGACCGGGACGGCGAGGCGGTGGGATCGGTCTCCGGCGGCTGCGTGGAGGGCGCGGTGTACGAACTGTGCCGCCAGGCCCTGGACGACGGGACCACCGTCCGCGAGCGGTTCGGCTACAGCGACGAGGACGCCTTCGCGGTCGGCCTCACCTGCGGCGGGACCATCGAGGTACTGGTCACCGCGGTCCGCGCCGGTGACGCCGCCCGCCCGGTCGTGGCGGCGGCTCTCGCCTCGGCCGCGGCGGGGCGGCCGGCCGCTCTCGCCCGGGTCGTCGAAGGCCCCGCCGAACTCCTCGGGCAGGCCGTGTTCGTTCCGGCGAACGAGCCCGTGGGTTGCGAAATTGACGGAACGTCACATCAGTCGGACGCTTTCGGGAGAGCCGTCGTCGCGGAAGCGCGGGCCATGCTGGCGGGCGGGCGCACCGGCACGGTCACGGTCGGCGCGGACGGCTCGCCGAGCGGTCGGCCCGTCGCCGTGTTCGTGGAGTCGGTCGTGCCGCCGCCCCGCATGATCGTCTTCGGGGCGGTCGACTTCGCCTCGGCGCTGACCCGGGCGGCGGCGTTCCTCGGCTACCGGGTCACCGTCTGCGACGCCCGGCCCGTCTTCGCCACGGCAGCCCGCTTCCCCGAGGCCGACGAGATCGTGGTCGACTGGCCGCACCGCTATCTCGCGACCGCCGAGGTCGACGCGCGTACCGTCCTCTGCGTCCTCACCCACGACCCCAAGTTCGACGTACCGCTGCTGAAGACCGCGTTGCGGCTGCCGGTCGGGTACGTCGGTGCCATGGGGTCGCGGCGCACCCACCGGGAGCGGGAGGCGGCGCTGCGCGAAGAGGGCATCACCACGCAGGAGTTGGACCGGCTGCACTCTCCGATCGGACTGGACCTCGGGGCCCGTACGCCCGAGGAGACCGCGCTCTCGATCATGGCGGAGATCGTGGCCGAGCGGTACGGCGGCAGCGGCGCACGGCTCACCGGTGCCCGTACCCCGATCCATCACGAGCCCATCCGCCCGTCGGACGTCCCGGTCCTGGACTTCGCCGCGATGAACGCCCTCTCAGTGCCTGGCGGTTAGTCGCCACGGCGGTTTCCTGCCAGGGCGAAACCGCTTTGCCGTCCGCCGTTTGCCGGTAGATCAGCACCATGACATTTTCAGCCCCCTCCGTTTCCGGCCGGGCGAGACCCGCTCGCCAGGGACGCACGCTCCTTCTCATGGCGACCTCCGTCGCGCTCGTGAGCGGTGTCATGCTCCCCGCCGCCGGTTCCGCATCGGCATCCCCCCACCAGGCGCCCCCCCGGACCCCGGCCGCACATGCCCGGCAGGCGGCCGAACCGCAGAGCCACGACATCACCCTCGTCACCGGTGACGTGGTGCACTACGTCGAGGGTGCCGGAGCCGGCGGCCAAGGCACCGTCACCGTCGACCGCCCGGACGGCGCGATTGGCGGCGTCCACGTCCAGCAGGCCGGCGACGACCTCTACGTACTGCCCGACGAGGCGACCTCCCTCCTCGCCGCGGGCAAGCTCGACCGCAGGCTCTTCAACATCTCGGCGCTGATCGGCATGGGGTACGACGACGAGCGGACCGGCGGCATCCCGCTGATCGCCACCTACCCGCAGTCCCTCGCGCGTTCGGTGCCCGTCACACCGGACGGCGCCAGGAAGACGCGCACCCTGGAGTCGATCCACTCGGTGGCGCTCACCACCGACAAGTCCGAGGCGCGCACCTTCTGGGACGACATATCCCGTACACAGACCGCACGTTCGCTGGACGCGGGCCTCTCCAAGCTCTGGCTCGACGGCCGATCGACGGCCCAGCTCTCCGAATCGGTGCCGCAGATCAACGCGCCCGCCGCCTGGGCCGAGGGGTACGACGGAACGGGCATCAAGGTCGCGGTCCTGGACACCGGCATCGACGCGGACCACCCGGACGTCAAGGACCGCATCCTGGAGTCGAAGAGCTTTGTCCCCGGCGAGGACGTGGACGACAAGAACGGCCACGGCACGCACGTGGCATCGACCGTCGCCGGATCCGGCGCCGCGTCGGACGGGCTGAACAAGGGCGTCGCCCCCGGCGCCGGACTGCTGATCGGCAAGGTGCTCGGGAACAGCGGCGAAGGCGCCGACTCCGGCATCATCGAGGCGATGGAATGGGCGAAGGCCGAAGGCGCCGACGTCGTCTCCATGAGCCTCGGCGCCCCGGTGCCGGACGACGGCAGCGACCCCATGGCCCAGGCGGTCGACGCCCTCTCGGCGAACGGCGGTCCGCTCTTCGTCATCGCGGCCGGCAACTCCTACGGCGCCGGCACCATCAGCGCGCCCGGCTCGGCGGCCGAGGCACTCACCGTCGCCGCCGTCGACAAGCAGGACAACCGCGCCGACTTCTCCTCCATGGGCCCCCTGATCAACACCCACGGTCTGAAGCCCGACATCTCCGCCCCGGGCGTCGGCATCAACGCGGCCGCCTCGCAGTCCGTCCCCGGCATGGAGGGCATGTACCAGTCGATGGACGGCACCTCGATGGCGACCCCGCACGTCGCCGGTGCCGCCGCCATCCTCAAGCAGCGCCACCCCGAGTGGTCCGGCGCGCGCATCAAGGACGCGCTGATGAGCACGTCCAAGCGGCTCACCGCGTACACCCCGTACGAGCAGGGAACCGGCCGGGTGGACGTCAAGGCCGCCGTCGACACCACGATCGAGGCCACCGGCTCCGTCGAGGTCGCCGACTACGCCTGGCCGCACGACGCCTCCGACGAGACGGCCCGCCGGACCATCACGTACACCAACACCGGCAAGCAGGACGTCACGCTCCACCTGGCGACCGACTCGGACTCCGACGCGTACACCCTCTCCACCCCGGAGCTGACCGTCCCGGCAGGCTCGTCCGCCGAGGCCGTGCTCTCCATCGACCCGGCCAGGATCGACGCGGGCACCCTCTTCTCGGGCCAGGTGTTCGCCACCGACGCGACCGGCGCCACCGTCGCCCACACGGGCTTCGCGGCGTCCAAGGAGGAGGAGCGCTACGACCTCACCATCCAGCTCCGCGACCGGGCGGGTGAACCGACGGACGGACAGGTCGTGTTCGCCGCACTCGAAGACCCTCAGCTGAGCGTCGTCAACGTCTCCGGCGAGACCACTCTGCGGCTCCCCCCGGGCAACTACACCGCCTGGACCGCCCTCGACATCGACGGTGACCGCGCCGACTCCAAGGCGCTCGCCTTCCTCGCCGCACCCGAGACCATCCTCGGCACCGGGCCGAAGACCATCACCCTCGACGCGTCGAAGGCCCGCAAGATCAGCGCGAAGGCCCCGCAGGAGTCCGAGACCCGCCAGCTCCGCTACGACATGGCCCGTACGTCCCCCAGCGGCCTGCTGCAACGCGACGTCTACCAGATCCCGCTGACCTACGACGAGCTGTGGGCCGCGCCCACCGAGAAGGTCACCCAGGGCACCTTCAGCTTCCTGACCCGCTGGCGCCTGGGTGAGGAACAGATCGACGTCACGGCCGACGGCGACGACGTCCCGGTCACCGTGCAGGTCGGCTCCGTCGTCGCCGAGGACCGCGAGCAGGAGCTCGCCGCCGTGTACGCCGGAGACGGAAGTGCTGCGGCCTACAAGGGGATTCGGGCCAAGGGCAAGGCAGTGGTCATCACCCGCAGCGACGCCGTCGCCCCCGCCGACCGGCTCGCCAACGCGGTCGCCGCCGGAGCCGAGGCGCTCTTCGTCGTCAACGACGGCCGAGGCGTGCTCATGGAGCCCTACACCGAGTGGGGCACCGAGTCCGCGATCCCGGTGGCCTCGGCCCAGAAGATCGCCGGCCAGTCCCTGGTCCGGGCCGCCCAGCGAGGCAAGAAGATCGACGTCGACCAGAAGGACTTCGCCGACTACGTCTACGACCTGGTCGACCGCCACGACGGCAACATCCCCGACCGCTCACTGGCGTTCACTCCGTCCACCCGTCAACTCGCCAAGGTGGAGAACACCTTCTACGGCGCGAAGAAGACGCTCGGTGCCGGCTACCGCTACGACATCCCGGACTACGGCCCGGGCGTCGGGTTCGACGAGTACGAGCAGTTCCCGGGCGTCCGCGACGAGTGGGTGACCCCGCTCCCGGGCGACTCCTTCTGGTACGAGAACCACTCCGTCTTCAACGCCGACGCCACCGACACCGCCGCCGAGATGCGCAGCGCCTCGCTCGACTACACGGCCGGCCGCACCTACAAGGACGACTGGTTCGCCCCGGTGACGAGCCCCCGCCTCGGCACCGGCTACTGGGGCCCGTTCCGTACCTCGTACAACGACATGCAGTTCAACATCAGCGCGTGGACCGACTCGGGCGAAGGCCACTCGGGATCGATGCCCTCGGACGAGTACGACACCACGAGCTACGCGTTCTACCAGGGTGACACCCTGATCAAGAAGGGCGCGGGCCGGGCCGGTTACGCCTGGGACCTCTCGCCCGAGAAGCTGCCGTACCGCCTGGTTCTCGACTCCGGCCGCGACGCCGAGACCTGGAAGTCCTCCACGCGCACCCACACCGAGTGGGACTTCCGCTCGGGGCAGCTCGACGGGGGCGAGGCTGG includes the following:
- a CDS encoding xanthine dehydrogenase family protein molybdopterin-binding subunit; this translates as MTTIGTPVGLTQGARTRGGIGESTPRPDGTLKVTGEFAYSSDMWHEDMLWGHTLRSTTAHAEIRSIDISEALATPGVYAVLTHDDLPAAMKNYGLEIKDTPALAHGRVRHHGEPVALVAADHPETARRAAAKIRVDYAELPVVTDEASATAPGAPVLHEGRDDHHSGHVPHPNVVHRQPIVRGDAAAAAARADVVVRGEYIFGMQDQAFLGPESGLAVPAEDGGVDLYVATQWLHSDLGQIAPVLGLPEGKIRMTLSGVGGAFGGREDLSMQIHACLLALRTGKPVKMVYNRFESFFGHVHRHPARLTYEHGATRDGKLTHVKCRIVLDGGAYASSSPAVVGNAASLSVGPYAVDDVDIEAIALYTNNPPCGAMRGFGAVQACFAYEAQMDKLAAELGLHPVEFRRINAMEQGTLLPTGQPCDSPAPVAELLRRVRSRPLPPERQWLTADPVSGAGSVDVRALPGGLSNTTHGEGVVRGVGYAVGLKNVGFSEGFDDYSTARVRMEVINGEAVATVHTAMAEVGQGGVTVHAQIARTELGVDQVTIQPADTRVGSAGSTSASRQTYVTGGAIKNSCEAVRERVLELGRAKFGTYHPAWATAELLLEDGKVVTDGGEALAGLADVLGDEVVDVELEWRHRPTEPFDLRTGQGNGHVQYSFAAHRAVVEVDTELGLVKVIELACAQDVGRALNPLAVAGQIQGGSTQGLGIAVMEEILVDPVTAKVRNPSFTDYLIPTILDTPPIPLDVLELADHNAPYGLRGVGEAPTLSSTPAVLAAIRAATGLELNRTPVRPEHLTGT
- a CDS encoding S8 family serine peptidase produces the protein MATSVALVSGVMLPAAGSASASPHQAPPRTPAAHARQAAEPQSHDITLVTGDVVHYVEGAGAGGQGTVTVDRPDGAIGGVHVQQAGDDLYVLPDEATSLLAAGKLDRRLFNISALIGMGYDDERTGGIPLIATYPQSLARSVPVTPDGARKTRTLESIHSVALTTDKSEARTFWDDISRTQTARSLDAGLSKLWLDGRSTAQLSESVPQINAPAAWAEGYDGTGIKVAVLDTGIDADHPDVKDRILESKSFVPGEDVDDKNGHGTHVASTVAGSGAASDGLNKGVAPGAGLLIGKVLGNSGEGADSGIIEAMEWAKAEGADVVSMSLGAPVPDDGSDPMAQAVDALSANGGPLFVIAAGNSYGAGTISAPGSAAEALTVAAVDKQDNRADFSSMGPLINTHGLKPDISAPGVGINAAASQSVPGMEGMYQSMDGTSMATPHVAGAAAILKQRHPEWSGARIKDALMSTSKRLTAYTPYEQGTGRVDVKAAVDTTIEATGSVEVADYAWPHDASDETARRTITYTNTGKQDVTLHLATDSDSDAYTLSTPELTVPAGSSAEAVLSIDPARIDAGTLFSGQVFATDATGATVAHTGFAASKEEERYDLTIQLRDRAGEPTDGQVVFAALEDPQLSVVNVSGETTLRLPPGNYTAWTALDIDGDRADSKALAFLAAPETILGTGPKTITLDASKARKISAKAPQESETRQLRYDMARTSPSGLLQRDVYQIPLTYDELWAAPTEKVTQGTFSFLTRWRLGEEQIDVTADGDDVPVTVQVGSVVAEDREQELAAVYAGDGSAAAYKGIRAKGKAVVITRSDAVAPADRLANAVAAGAEALFVVNDGRGVLMEPYTEWGTESAIPVASAQKIAGQSLVRAAQRGKKIDVDQKDFADYVYDLVDRHDGNIPDRSLAFTPSTRQLAKVENTFYGAKKTLGAGYRYDIPDYGPGVGFDEYEQFPGVRDEWVTPLPGDSFWYENHSVFNADATDTAAEMRSASLDYTAGRTYKDDWFAPVTSPRLGTGYWGPFRTSYNDMQFNISAWTDSGEGHSGSMPSDEYDTTSYAFYQGDTLIKKGAGRAGYAWDLSPEKLPYRLVLDSGRDAETWKSSTRTHTEWDFRSGQLDGGEAGYAQSDIPLIQLDFDVDTDLAGDVKAGKEVELGLGAGTQAWLDGAVKATSASLQVSYDDGAKWSTVRLSRTASGSWTATFTPPKTGATSVSLKAHAEGPDGLAVDEEIIRAFGLK
- a CDS encoding (2Fe-2S)-binding protein: MRVHFTVNGRPQQADDVWEGESLLYVLRERLGLPGSKNACEQGECGSCTVRLDGVPVCACLVAAGQAEGREVVTVEGLADYARHRDAAHPGDGCAARGCGTGLDEARSWQAAPGPDGPPLSPVQQAFVDAGAVQCGFCTPGLLVAADELLEQRPSPSDQDIREALSGNLCRCTGYEKILDAVRLAAARSGQAVRP
- a CDS encoding XdhC family protein: MLDIAAELHRWTAQGRDFAVATVVRVTGSAPRRPGAALAVDRDGEAVGSVSGGCVEGAVYELCRQALDDGTTVRERFGYSDEDAFAVGLTCGGTIEVLVTAVRAGDAARPVVAAALASAAAGRPAALARVVEGPAELLGQAVFVPANEPVGCEIDGTSHQSDAFGRAVVAEARAMLAGGRTGTVTVGADGSPSGRPVAVFVESVVPPPRMIVFGAVDFASALTRAAAFLGYRVTVCDARPVFATAARFPEADEIVVDWPHRYLATAEVDARTVLCVLTHDPKFDVPLLKTALRLPVGYVGAMGSRRTHREREAALREEGITTQELDRLHSPIGLDLGARTPEETALSIMAEIVAERYGGSGARLTGARTPIHHEPIRPSDVPVLDFAAMNALSVPGG